The DNA region ATCACCCCCGAACAGCTTCAGCGGGCGGTCGATGAACTGAACAGCCGGCCAAGGAAGACCCTGAACCACCGAACCCCCGCCGAAGTCTTCCTCCAGGCCCGTGTTGCGTTTCGGGTTTGAACCCGCCGGCGGGCAGCCGTAGGGGCGCTGCTTGCTGCGCCCCCTTCCTGAGTGCGATGCCCGCCGCTCCCGGCGCGGGGGCGCGGCAAGCGGCGCCCCTACGGTTGGACTTCACGGCCTTCCCGCGAACCGGAGAGGGCGCAACCCCCCTTGTCCTGCGGCACACTCCGGGGATAGAATGCCGCGGGGGGGAGCAAACCCATTTCCTGAAAGGCACCGGCGCATGTCCGAGAACAAACGCGATTTTGACAAGGAGGCGGCCGCCTGGGATGACAACCCGGTCCGGGTGAAGCTCGCGGAGGAGCTGGCCCGCGCCCTGTGCGCCGCCGTGCCGCTGACGCCGGACATGCGGGTGCTGGACTTCGGCTGCGGCACGGGGCTGGTGACGCTGCGCGTCGCCCCGCGGGTGGCCTCGGTCACCGGCGCGGACACCTCACAGGGCATGCTGGACGTGCTGACGGCGAAGGCGGCCGCCGCCGGATGGGTCACGGTGTTCCCCTTCCTCATCGGCCCGGACGGGGCCCTGCCGGGGGAGACCTATGACCTGGTCATGAGCAGCATGGCGCTGCACCATGTCGAGGACATCCCCGCCCTGCTCCGCGCGCTCCACGCGCGCCTCGCGCCGGGGGGGCGGCTGTGCGTCATTGATCTGGAGCCCGACGACGGCCAGTTCCACGCCGACCCGGCGGGGGTCTTCCACAACGGCTTTGACCGCGGAGCGCTCCGGAAACAGCTTTCGGCCGCGGGCTTCAAGGGTGTGGCAGGCGCCCGCGTCGCCCGGGTGA from Candidatus Hydrogenedentota bacterium includes:
- a CDS encoding methyltransferase domain-containing protein codes for the protein MSENKRDFDKEAAAWDDNPVRVKLAEELARALCAAVPLTPDMRVLDFGCGTGLVTLRVAPRVASVTGADTSQGMLDVLTAKAAAAGWVTVFPFLIGPDGALPGETYDLVMSSMALHHVEDIPALLRALHARLAPGGRLCVIDLEPDDGQFHADPAGVFHNGFDRGALRKQLSAAGFKGVAGARVARVTKPGRDGALRTFAIFLMTGRRRAGSCA